The proteins below come from a single Brevundimonas sp. LM2 genomic window:
- the infB gene encoding translation initiation factor IF-2 — translation MSDENDKTNDGQTPQAPTGTPSTTGPRAPMSLKPRAVGSVSTGTVRQSFSHGRTKTVVVETKRRPGAPVPGHQRPAGFDVARPRQDGPRPDAPAASQAPRPPMQQPAGGRLSNEEQEARRRAIELATKAQADRAAAAAAEQARRDAAAREQAAATAAAANAAQAEAAAARAAAEAARAEASKLSAVAPLPPGKPAARAPLPPKPVAAAPAPAPVAPPAPAPVAPAPVAPVATAPAAPAAPPRPAPPARPVVNFGQRVPKAPNPARAPIDRPAFGARSAREEAMGGGEKSYSDRPASARPGGVAPRPAEPVRYSALTPRPAPGAARPGGARTGPGGRPAPNAPPVAAEVSRPSRAPGGGGFARPVKPEDDRDKRFSDAGKAVSRTRGEPKRREGRLTIQSVAGDGDTAERMRSLASVRRAREREKEKRKGGSTDAPNRPREVVIPDVITVQELSNRMAVRGVDIIKFLMKQGLMMKINDVIDTDTAELVADEFGMTVRRVSESDVEAGFLSDEIDDEAVTPRAPVVAIMGHVDHGKTSLLDALRTTDVASGEAGGITQHIGAYQVRTPGGDAVTFLDTPGHAAFSAMRTRGANVTDIVILVVAADDGVMPQTIESIQHAKAAGAPIIVAVNKIDKPDADPQKVVNELLQYEIIGEALGGDTQIVEVSAKAKTNLDGLIEAILLQAEVMDLKADPERSAEGVVIEAKLDKGRGPVATVLVKRGTLRRGDIVVAGSAWGKVRALLNERNEQLTEAGPSVPVEILGLDEAPSPGEPLAVVESEARARELTEYRARTKREKATGGINQVSLVDMMAKLGSKKISELPVLIKSDVQGSGEAIQGSLEKMGNDEVRARVVYSGAGGITESDVQLAKSAGAPILGFNVRASKQARDLAEREGVEIRYYAIIYDLLDDMKGVLSGMLAPLQRETFLGNAAVLQVFDISKTGKIAGCRVSEGVVRKGAKVRIIRDDIVVLELGTLATLKRFKDEVNEVPSGQECGMHFQGFQDIKVGDYIECFTVEEIQRTL, via the coding sequence CCAGAGCTTCAGCCATGGCCGCACCAAGACGGTGGTGGTCGAGACCAAGCGTCGCCCCGGGGCCCCGGTCCCCGGCCATCAGCGCCCGGCCGGCTTCGACGTCGCCCGCCCGCGTCAGGATGGACCGCGCCCCGACGCTCCGGCCGCGTCCCAGGCTCCGCGCCCGCCGATGCAGCAGCCCGCCGGGGGTCGCCTGTCCAACGAGGAACAGGAGGCCCGCCGTCGCGCCATCGAACTGGCGACCAAGGCTCAGGCCGACCGCGCCGCCGCCGCCGCCGCCGAACAGGCGCGTCGTGACGCCGCCGCGCGCGAACAGGCCGCCGCCACCGCCGCCGCCGCCAATGCGGCCCAGGCCGAGGCCGCCGCCGCCCGCGCTGCCGCCGAGGCCGCCCGCGCCGAGGCCTCCAAGCTGAGCGCCGTCGCGCCGCTGCCGCCCGGAAAACCGGCGGCCCGCGCGCCCCTGCCACCCAAGCCGGTCGCGGCCGCTCCGGCCCCCGCCCCGGTGGCACCGCCGGCGCCGGCACCCGTCGCCCCCGCGCCGGTCGCGCCCGTCGCGACCGCGCCCGCCGCGCCGGCGGCTCCCCCTCGCCCGGCGCCGCCGGCCCGTCCGGTGGTGAATTTCGGCCAGCGCGTGCCGAAGGCTCCGAACCCGGCCCGCGCGCCGATCGACCGTCCGGCCTTCGGAGCCCGATCGGCCCGTGAAGAGGCCATGGGCGGTGGCGAGAAATCCTATTCCGACCGGCCCGCCTCCGCGCGTCCGGGCGGCGTGGCCCCGCGTCCGGCCGAGCCGGTCCGCTATTCGGCCCTGACCCCGCGTCCGGCCCCGGGGGCGGCCCGTCCCGGCGGGGCCCGCACCGGTCCCGGCGGCCGCCCCGCCCCGAACGCGCCCCCGGTCGCGGCCGAGGTCTCGCGGCCCAGCCGCGCGCCCGGCGGCGGCGGCTTCGCCCGCCCGGTCAAGCCCGAGGACGATCGCGACAAGCGTTTCAGTGATGCCGGCAAGGCCGTCAGCCGCACGCGCGGCGAGCCCAAGCGCCGCGAAGGCCGTCTGACCATCCAGTCCGTGGCCGGTGACGGCGACACGGCCGAGCGGATGCGCTCGCTGGCGTCGGTCCGCCGCGCCCGCGAACGCGAGAAGGAAAAGCGCAAGGGTGGCTCCACCGATGCGCCGAACCGTCCGCGCGAGGTCGTGATCCCCGACGTCATCACCGTGCAGGAGCTGTCCAACCGGATGGCCGTGCGCGGCGTCGACATCATCAAGTTCCTGATGAAGCAGGGCCTGATGATGAAGATCAACGACGTCATCGACACCGACACCGCCGAGCTGGTGGCCGACGAGTTCGGCATGACCGTGCGGCGCGTCTCGGAGTCCGACGTCGAGGCCGGCTTCCTGTCCGACGAGATCGACGACGAGGCGGTCACGCCCCGCGCGCCGGTCGTGGCCATCATGGGCCACGTCGACCACGGCAAGACCTCGCTGCTGGACGCCCTGCGCACCACCGACGTCGCCTCGGGCGAGGCCGGCGGCATCACCCAGCACATCGGCGCCTATCAGGTCCGGACCCCCGGCGGCGACGCCGTGACCTTCCTTGACACGCCCGGCCACGCGGCCTTCAGCGCCATGCGGACGCGCGGCGCCAACGTCACCGACATCGTCATCCTGGTGGTGGCGGCCGACGACGGGGTCATGCCGCAGACGATCGAGAGCATCCAGCACGCCAAGGCGGCCGGGGCCCCGATCATCGTGGCGGTCAACAAGATCGACAAGCCGGACGCCGATCCGCAGAAGGTCGTCAACGAACTGCTGCAGTACGAGATCATCGGCGAGGCCCTGGGTGGCGACACCCAGATCGTCGAGGTCTCGGCCAAGGCCAAGACCAATCTGGACGGGCTGATCGAGGCCATCCTGCTGCAGGCCGAGGTCATGGACCTGAAGGCCGACCCGGAACGTTCGGCCGAAGGCGTGGTCATCGAGGCCAAGCTGGACAAGGGTCGCGGCCCGGTCGCCACCGTCCTGGTCAAGCGCGGCACCCTGCGTCGCGGCGACATCGTCGTGGCCGGCTCCGCCTGGGGCAAGGTCCGCGCCCTGCTGAACGAGCGCAACGAACAGCTGACCGAGGCCGGTCCGTCCGTCCCGGTCGAGATCCTGGGTCTGGACGAGGCCCCGTCGCCCGGCGAACCGCTGGCCGTCGTGGAATCCGAGGCCCGCGCCCGCGAGCTGACCGAATACCGCGCCCGCACCAAGCGCGAGAAGGCCACCGGCGGCATCAACCAGGTCAGCCTGGTCGACATGATGGCCAAGCTGGGATCCAAGAAGATCTCGGAACTGCCGGTCCTCATCAAGTCGGACGTCCAGGGCTCGGGCGAGGCCATCCAGGGCTCGCTGGAGAAGATGGGCAACGACGAGGTCCGCGCCCGGGTCGTCTATTCCGGCGCCGGCGGGATCACCGAGAGCGATGTTCAGCTGGCCAAGTCGGCCGGGGCTCCCATCCTGGGCTTCAACGTCCGTGCCTCGAAACAGGCGCGCGACCTGGCCGAGCGCGAGGGCGTCGAGATCCGTTATTACGCGATCATCTACGACCTGCTGGACGACATGAAGGGCGTGCTCTCGGGCATGCTGGCGCCGCTTCAGCGCGAAACCTTCCTGGGCAATGCGGCGGTGCTGCAGGTGTTCGACATCTCCAAGACCGGCAAGATCGCCGGTTGCCGGGTGTCCGAGGGCGTCGTCCGCAAGGGGGCCAAGGTCCGGATCATCCGCGACGACATCGTCGTGCTGGAACTGGGCACCCTGGCCACGCTCAAGCGCTTCAAGGACGAGGTCAACGAGGTCCCGTCGGGCCAGGAGTGCGGCATGCATTTCCAGGGCTTCCAGGACATCAAGGTCGGCGACTACATCGAGTGCTTCACCGTCGAAGAGATCCAGCGGACGCTCTAA